The genomic window CAGCGTCCCGAAGAGATCGAACGATACTCCCACGACAGTGTGACTAGCACAAATCTACTTTAATTTCGCGGTCTCACGGTGGCGGGGTTGTTTGGACGGTTTTGTGCATACCCCTTTTCGGACACGGTCGCCAGCCACGAGTACGATGATTCGACGACACGCGCCGATCGGTTCCCGACACGTGACCGCCGTCGGACGGGCGATTCGAGCCTGCGCCGACGCGGTCGGCTCCGCGAGTGCGATTCGACGCGACGAGAGTACTGCGAACCGATCTAGGCAGCGACGCGAGGCGTGGGCGGGGCGGCTCGAGGACACGAGCCGAACCGCAACCGGCGAGGCGCCAGGCGAGGATTCGGACGCGGGAGCGGCTGACGGTGGACCGACGGACGACGAATCGGACGGCGGGTCGTCGATCGCGAACGGGGCCGTCGATCCGGACGACGGACCCACGAGCAGGGCCGAGATCCTCGAGTACGGCCTCACGCCCGCAGAGTACGTCCGCGCGGTGCTCGTCGAACACGGCGGCCGGATCAAACAGCAGCGCTTCATCGACCGCTACGGCTGGTCGCGTGCGACGCTCAGCCGGCTGCTCTCCGATCTCGAGGGGCGCGACGTCGTCGAACGCTACCGGATCGGTCGCGAGAAAATCGTCTGTCTCCCGGCCGCGGTACCCGACTCGGTGTGCTGACGTGTTCGTCGCGGCACGCTCGAGTCGCCGTCGAAAATAAAACGAATCGAACCGCGGATCTCAGACGGTCTCCTGTACGTCATTGCCGGCGCAACCCCAGAGCGATCGGGGTTGTGCCGGGAAATCGGTACAGCAACCCGTCTCAGTCGAGGCGGGCGAACGCGAGATTGCCCGAGATGTTCTTGATGTAGATGTCGACGACGTCGCCCTCGTCCGCACCGGGGACGAAGATCGTGTAACTGCCCTTCTCCGCGACACCGTCGCCCTTGCGGCCGGTGCCGGTGATTTCGACCGTGTAGGTCTGGCCCTCTTCGACGGCGTCTTGCTGTTGTTGCTGCTGGCTGCTGGTCGAGCGCTTGGTGACGGGGCGGAACGCACCGCAGGCATCACAGCGCAACATTGGGGTGCGGTCCTCGCGGACGAGACGGGTGTCCGGCAGGCCACACTCCGAACAGAGGACGTACTCGTCGACGTAGGCGTCGATCGCCGCGTCGAGGTCCGTCTGCGAGAAGGTCCCGTTGTACCGGCCGCGGCCGTTCTCGAGCTTGCCGCTGGTCCCCAGTTCGCGCTGGATGAACCGGTGGAGGTGCTCGGTGTCCCGGGAGAGCACGTCGGCGATCTCGTCGAGGTTGGTTACTCGCGTGAACGCGCCGTCTTTCTGTGGCTCCGGGTCGGGAATCTGTAGCCGCTGTTCGTCGCCCCCGATATCGGGGACATCCTCCATCGCTCGGTCGAGACTCGATTCGTAATCCATACGCGAGAACAGGTGACGCGAACGTAAATCCGTTCTGCTATCACGATCCGCCCGACGGCGTGCCGAACGGAACGGATACGAGCGCCGTCGGCGTGCAGTGGGCGGCGGCCGTCGGCTCAGTACGTGCCGCCGCCGCTCTCGCTGAGCGAGCCCTGGGTCTCGTCGTCCAGTTCGTCGAGGTCGCGTTCGGCGTTGGCCTCGTTGGGACTGCCGGCCTCGCCGGTGATCTCGCCGTAGACGGCCTCGCGGACCTCTTCGGGCGAATCGTACTGCTCGCCCGCCAGCCGGTCGAAAACGCTCCCCAGCGACTCCGTCTCGTTGGGCATGTCGATCGGCTCGTTGCCGTACTCCGAGGCGATCTCCTCGCTGGTGATCGGATACTCCATCTCGCCGAGGTGGCGCTCGACATCCTCGAGGATGGACTCGGTGTGGTCGGCCCGCTCCGCCTTGCGTTGTTCGGCACGATCCTGGACGCGGTCGCGGCTCGGTCCGTCGTCGCTCATAGCCGGAGCTATCACCAGCCGTCGGAAAAGCGGCCGGCCGGCGCTCGCGTGGCTCGCCCGATCAGTCCGGCCCATCCGCTCGCTCGGACCTCCGCTCCTGGACACCAGCCGGTGTTGTTACGCCCGTAGCAACGAGCGTGCTATCACTCGCATCCTCACAGCGGCTATTTGTGCCCGCTTTGACGACGAGATACTGCGACGATGGACGAATCCGATGCCAATCGACGAACGATCGCCGCCTGCGAGCAGTGTGGCGCACTCTACGCGGCACTCGAGTTGTCCGACGACAAGCTTCGCCCGATCGGCCGCCGAGACGGCTGTCGCTGTGGCAGTACGGCGTTCTCCGCCGTCGACGGCTCTCTTTCCGAATTGTCTCTCGAGGACGACTCGGACGAGTAACCCTCCTCGCGGGGCAGTCGATCGCGTTCGCACTAGCTGCTGGAATCCGATCTCGATCCTTCTCTACGGTTCTGCCGAACGGGACGACGGCGCTGCGTAGCGCTCTCGAGAACACGCGCGACGCCGTCGTGATATCGCACTTCGTTCTCCATCTCGAACCCTAGTCGGATTTGGTTCAGGATACTGTGGTAATATTGATCAGGCACCAATATCTATTCATAGTTGAACTCTGAATTGTCATCACAAGGCATGGCCACCGAACGGATCACACCCGTCGACCTTCCCGAACCGCGCTACGAGTACGGGGCGGACGATCACGTGTTCGTCGAACTCGCGGAGGAGATGAGCTTCACTGCCAATTTCAAGGCGATGGCGATCACCCAGCAGGTCGCCGAGCGAGACATCGACGGCGTCGTCGAAAACTGCCCGGCCAACGCGTCCTACATGCTCCGTATCGATCCGGAGATCATCCACCCGGACGACCTGATCGCGGAGCTCAAAGAGATCGAGTCCGAGATCGACCTCGAGAACTACGAGTGGGAGACGCGTATCATCGACGTGCCGGTCCTGTTCGAGGATCCGTGGACCCACGAGACGCTCATGGAGTTCCGGGAACGCCATCAAGACCCCGACGGGACGGACCTCGAGTACTCGGCGGAACTCAACGGCTTCGACGGCGTCGAATCCTTTATCGACGCCTTCGTCGGCGCGCCCCATCTGGTCACGATGGTCGGGTTCGTGCCGGGGCTGCCGTGGTGTTTCCAGATGGTCCCGCGGAACCAGCAGTTGGAGGTTCCCAAATACGTCGAGCCACGGACCGACACGCCGAGCCGCGCGGTCGGTTTCGGCGGCGCGTTCTCGGTCATCTATCCGGTACAGGGGGCCGGCGGCTACCAGCTGTACGGGCGGACTCCGATCGAAGTGCTCGACACCGAGCAGACGCTGCCCGACTTCCGCGATTCGATGGTGTTCCCGAACCCCGGTGACATCCTGAACTACAGACGGATCGATCGCGAGGAGTACGACGCGATCCGCGAGGAGGTCAAAGCGGGCACCTACGAGTACAATTACGGCGAAGTCCGGTTCTCACCGGAGGAGTTCTTCGAGTCACCGGCCGAGTACAACGAGCGGCTCATGGAGGTGGTCGAATGATCGAAATCGAGGCGGGCGGTATCGCGAGTACGGTCCAAGACCTCGGTCGCACCGGCCACTACCACATCGGCATGCCGCCGTCGGGTGCGATGGACCGCTACGCCCACACGGTCGCAAACTATCTCGTCGGGAACGACACCGACGCGGCGACCGTCGAAATGACGTATCAGGGCATCACCGCGACGTTCCGAGACGACGCCGTGATCGCGATCACCGGTGCCGACATGTCCCCCAGCCTCAACGGCGACCCGATCGACACGTGGGAGACCGTCGCCGTCGACGCCGGCGACGAACTCGAGTTGGCGTTCGCGACCGAGGGGGCGCGAGCCTACCTCGCGGTGGCCGGCGGCATCGACGTTCCCGAGGTGATGGACAGCCGCTCGACGTACACCCTCGTCGGGATCGGCGGTCACGAAGGCCGCGGTCTCGAGGAGGGCGACCGGCTCCCGATCGGGGATGCACCGGCCGAGCGGCGCGAACTGGTCGGCACGCGGATCGACGACGAGGACGTGCCCGACTACGCGAACGAGGACACCGTTCGGATCGTCCTCGGACTGACGAGCTACCGGCTCACCGAGGAGGCCAAGGAGACGCTCTGTGAGTCCGAGTGGACAGTCTCGTCGGAAGCGGACCGCGTCGGCTACCGGCTCGAGGGGCCGGACCTCGAGTTCGAGGAGCGCGAGCAACCCTTCGGCGCGGGAACCGATCCGTCGAACGTCGTGGACCTCGGCTATCCCATCGGGTCGATTCAGGTGCCCCAGCAGCCGATCGTCCTCATGCAGGACGCGGTCACGGGCGGCGGCTACGCGACCGTCGGGACCGTGATCAGCGCCGACCGCGGGCTGCTCGCACAGCGCCAGACCCACAAGTCGGTCTCTTTCGAGTCAGTCGACGTCGACGAGGCGATCGACGCGCGCAGAGACCAGAACGCGCGCCTCGAGGCGATCCGAGCGGACATCGAGGGTGAGAATTAGAGTCAACGATACGCTAACAGACAGAACAGTAACCAAAACAAAGAATAGATTCGGGATTAAATCCGATACATCCACAACATATGACAGAGAAAACCACGATCAAGTCACCGATGCCGGGCATCTTCTACCGACAACCCGATCCTGACGACCCGCCGTTCGCCGAACCGGGAGACACCGTCGAAGCGGGCGACACGATCGGCCTCGTCGAAGTGATGAAGAACTTCCACGACATCGAGGCCGACAGTTCGGGGACGATCAGCGAGTTCCTCGTCGAGAACGAGGCCGAAGTCGAAGCCGATCAGGCGATCGTCGAACTCGAATAACGGCGTCGAAGCGACCCGCCGGATCGGCGAGTTCCGTCCGCTGTCGGCCGATCGCGATTCGACTGTAATCGAGACAGGTTTCCTGGTATGCAACCGGATAGGAGCTAGTCTCTGCGTCCTTCGTGAGACGACATTTGACGTTTCCGGGGACTGTTGGACGAACCGACGTAAGCTATATGCTGGATTGTGCTAGACTCTCACCCATGGCGGCGATCGACATCAACTGCGATATGGGCGAGAGCTTCGGCAACTGGACGATGGGCCACGACGAGGCGGTCATGCCCTACATCACGTCCGCGAACGTCGCCGGCGGGTATCACGCCGGCGATCCGCACGTAATGCGGGAAACGGTCGAGTTGGCGGCCGAACACGACGTCGGCATCGGTGTCCATCCCGGTCTGCCGGATCGGACCGGCTTCGGGCGGCGCAAGATCGACGCCACGCCGGAAGAAGTGCGCGACTACGTCGTCTACCAACTCGGCGCGCTCACGGCGTTCGCTCGCCGCCACGGCGCGACCGTCCAGCACGTCAAGCCCCACGGGGCGATGTATTCGATGCTCTCGGAAAGCCCGGAGCACGCCCGCGCGGTCATGAACGGCATGCTCGAGGTCGACGACGATCTCATCTACCTCGCGACCGATATGAACATCTACGAGGTCGCACGGGACATCGACGGGCTTCGGGCGGTGTTCGAAGGCTACGTCGATCTGGATTACCGGGCCGACCGCTCCCTGATCGTCGAACAGGAACTCGCCGACCGCGATCCCGAACTCGTCGCCGAACGGTTCGTCTCGATCGCCACCGACGGCGTCGTGGAGGCGGCAAACGGCGAGGAGATCTCGATCCCCGCCGAGAGCATCTGTATCCACGGGGACAACCCCAATGCCGTCGCGATCCTCGAGGCGATCCACGACCGGGTCGAGGAACACGACATCGAACTCGCACCGCTGTCGCAAATCGCCTGATCGAGGTGTTGAAACACCGATCTCGAAACGAACTCCCCTGCCGCCCGTTGATCCTCACTCGTCGAGCAGTTCTCGTTCCACGTACTTCGTCGTGTGTTCGTTCGAAATGAACCCGTCGTCCTCGAGGAGCCGCCGGTGGAACGGGATCGTCGTCGGGACGCCCTCGATCGTCGTCTCGTCGAGCGTGCGTTTACTGCGGGCGAGCACCTCGTCTCTGTCCTGTCCGGTGACGATCAGTTTCGCGAACATCGAGTCGTAAAACGGGGCGATCGAGTCGCCCTCGTCGACGCCGTCGTCGACGCGAACGCCGATGCCCCGCGGCGGTTCGTACGTCGACAGCGTCCCCGGCAACGGCGTGAAATCGTTGTCGGGGTCCTCCGCGTTGATGCGGAACTCCATGGCGGCCCCGCGCGGGTCGACCTCGTCTTGGGAGAACGAGAGTTCCTCGCCGGCGGCGACCCGGAGCTGCCACGTGACCAGATCGATCCCGGTGAGTTCCTCGGTCACCGCGTGTTCGACCTGAATCCGCGCGTTGACTTCGATGAAGTAGAACTCGCCGCCCTCGTAGAGGAACTCGACGGTGCCGGCGTTGACGTAGTCGGCCGCCGCTGCCCCGCGGCAGGCGGCCTCCCAGAGTTCGGCGCGCGTGTCGTCGTCTAGCACCGGTGAGGGCGACTCCTCGAGGAGTTTCTGCTGGCGTCGCTGAATGCTGCAGTCGCGTTCGCCGAGGTGGCGCACGTTTCCGTGTTCGTCGCCGATGATCTGGACTTCGATGTGACGCGGGCTCTCGAGGAACTTCTCGAGGTAGACGTTCGGGTTGTCGAAGTACGCGTCGCCCTCGCGAATCGCTTCCTGGAGCTTCGAGTCGATCTGGGACGGTTCGTGGACGATCTTAAGCCCGCGGCCGCCGCCGCCGCCGTCGGCTTTGATCGCGACGGGATAGCCGTGTTCCTCGGCGAACGCCTCGACTTCGTCGGCGGACGTGACCGGATCGGTCGTTCCGGGCACGATGGGGACGTCCGCCGATTCCATGATCTTTCGGGCTTTCGTCTTCTCGCCGAAATCGGCCATCACGTCGCTCGGCGGGCCGATCCACGCGAACTCGCTTTCCTCGACGTTCGCGGCGAACGATTCGTTCTCGGCGAGGAACCCGTACCCCGGGTGAATCGCGTCGGCGTCGGCCGCCCGCGCCGCCTCGAGCAGCGCGTCCTGATTGAGATAGCTATCTTTCGCCTTCGAGCCGCCGATGTGGTAGGCCTCGTCGGCCATGCGGACGTGTTTGGCGTCCTCGTCGGCGTCGCTGTAGACGGCTATCGCGTCGATATCCAGGTCCGTACACGCCTGAATGATTCGAACGGCGATCTCTTCTCGGTTCGCGATCAGCACTCTTTCGAACACAGTGTCGTGATATGACTTCTATTTCCAGATAAAGCTAACTTACAATCGTGTATTGGACAGCGTCCAACAGAAGCTGATTGTCCCGACTATCGACCTGTTCCGCCGAGAGCGAGGACCTGCCGTGAGTGCGGGAGGAACCGCGGTCGATCCGCACTCGGGCCGGTCCCGTTCGGCGCGGCTGCGGACTCAGGCGACCGTCTCGAGGGCCGCCTCCAGTTCGTCGACGGCGTACTGGAGCTGGTCGCGGGAGATGGTCAGCGGCGGCTGGAAGCGCATGACGTTCTTGTAGTAGCCGCCGACGCCCATCACGACGTTCGACTCCTCGCGGAGGGACTCGCTCACCGCGGACGCGAGGTCGCTGTCCGGTTTCGGCGCGACGTTCTGTGGCCCGGTCTCGCTCGGATCGACGAGTTCGACGCCGCGCATGAGCCCGAGGCCGCGGGTCTGCCCGACGACGTCGTACTCGTCCTCGAGGGTCTGGAGTTCGGACTCGAGCCACGCGCCCTGCTCGCTGGCGTTGTCGACGATCCCGTCCTGTAGTTCGTCGATCGTCGCGAGCGCGGCGGCACAAGCGACGGGGTTCCCGCCGAACGTCGAGAGGTGGTCGCCGGACTCGAAGGCGTCCGCGATCTCCGCGGAGGCGGTGAAGGCACCCAGCGGCAACCCGTTCGCGATGCCTTTCGCCTGCGTGAGGATGTCGGGTTCGACATCGAAGTGGCTGCTCGCGAACAGCTCCCCGGTCCGACCGTAGCCGGTCTGGACCTCGTCGGCGATGAGCAGTGCGCCGTGGTCGTGGGCGATCTCCTGGACCCGCTCGAGCCACCCCGCCGGCGGCACGATGATTCCGGCCTCGCCCATGACGGGTTCGACGACGACCGCCGCGAGGTCCCCGCTCGTGTGCGAGCCGATGATCCGCTCGAGTTCCTCGGCGCAGTCGGCATCGCACTGGTCGCCGTCACAGCGCGGACAGCGGTAGCCGTACGGCGGCGCGGTGTGGGCAACGTCGTTGAGCGTCGGGGCCATGCCCTGCTTGTAGGCCTTGTTCCCCGTCAGCGCCAGACTGCCGAGGGTACGGCCGTGAAAGCCCATCTCGAGGGCGATGACTTCCTTCGAGCCGGTGTACTTCCGCGCGAGTTTGACCGCGCCCTCCACGGCCTCGGTCCCGGAATTACAGAAGAAGCTCTTCTGCAGGTCGCCCGGCGTCACGTCGGCGATCCGTTCGGCGAGGTCGGCGACCGGTTCGTTGGGGTGGACGTACGAACAGCCGTGGACGAACTCGTCGAGTTGGTCTTTCGCGGCGTCGACGACGGCGTCGTTGTCGTGGCCGACGTTGACCACCGAAATCCCGGAGAAGACATCGAGGTACTCGTTGCCCTCGAAGTCCTCGAGCGTACAGCCCGAGGCCCGTTTGATCGGCACGTCGAGCGATTTCCAGATGGGCATCACGTGGTCGTCGTACGCCGACAGGACGGCCGCGTTCGACTCCCGGCCGGCGGACGAATCAGTTTGTTGTCCAGCCATTGCCTAAAGAGTCGAACTACATCCTAATAAAATATGTCTTTAGGAATTCTGTCCCATCTCTAAAACGCCGGCCCCGGATTCACTGATCGCTCGAGCGGCGCGACCGCTCGAGTCGCGGCGAACCCCCGAACTGCATCCAACGTTTCCCCGATCTCGCGACTCACGTTCGAATGTTGTTTATCCGTGTACTCCGTTTCGCGAGTATGGACGAGCGAAACGTTCGCATTCTTCAGGCTATCGCGGAACTCGGAACGGGGAGTCCGGACGAGATTTCGGAGTACACCGACATCCCGAAGTCGACCGTTCACTATCGACTCACGAAACTCAAAGAGAGCGGCGTCGTGACAGACGATCTGTTCGACATCGACCTCGAGGAGTTCGGACTCGAGATCACGGTGATCACGGAGGTCATCGCGGAGTACGAAGAGCAGTACCACGAGGAGGTCGGCGAGAAACTCGCCGCCATCGAGGGGGTCAATCAGGTGTACTTCACGATGGGCGACACCGATTTCGTCGTCATCGCCCACCTCTCGGGCCGCGAGATGGTCCACCGGCTCATCAGCGACTACGAGGCGATCGACGAGGTCGTCCGAACGAGTTCGCAGTTCGTCGTCGAAACGGTCAAAGACGAGTCCTACCCGCTGAACGACTTCGAACTGGACACGTTAGTCGAAACCGTCGCCGACGACGAGTGAGGATACCGCCGTTTTCGCCGGGAAAGACGACCCGAAGTCGAGCGGCGATTCTCGTTCCCGCTGTCAACCCGCGAGTGACTACTCGAGTTCGTCGAGTTCGAGATCCGCCAGCTCGAGGTCGGAATCGGTCGAGGAGGCGCCGTACAGGACCACGCCGAGCAGCGCCCAGAGGAGGACGATCGCCCACTCGTAGGGCCACACGAGCGCCGACGGGCCGCCGGGCAGGTAGAGGCCGATGAATCCGAGCGTCAGGACCAGCCCGGCCACTCCGAACGCGTACCCGAACGGGAGCTTCAGCGGCCGGTTCAGTTCGGGCTCGCGACGGCGCAACACCAGGAAGGAGACGGCCACGATGAACCACGCGACGACGAGACCGAGGCCGCTCGCGTTGACGATCCAGACCAGCATCTGTTCGCCGAACAGTGGGGCGAAGATCGAGAGACCGCCGATGAGGGCGATGGCCGTCGAGGGCGTATTGTACTCGGGGTGGAGCGTGTTGATCCGCCGCGGGATCATGCCGGAGTCGGCGAGCGCGAAGACGGCACGGCTGGCTCCGAGCAGGAAGGAGTTCCAACTCGTCAGGATGCCCGCGATACCGGCGAGTGCCATGATACGGCCGATCAGCTGACTGCTGAAGATCGCTTCCATGGCCGCGGCGGCCGGCAGCGGACTGTCGACGAGCGTGGAGCCGGGCATCGCCTGTCCGGACGCCCAGATGACCGCGATGTAAAACAGCGCGGCGAGCGTGACCGACGCCGGGATGAGTAGTCCGATGAGCCGGGGCGCGACATCTGCTTCCTCCGCGGATTGGGGGATAACGTCGAAGCCGACGAACATGAACGGCGTCATGATCGCGACCGTCGCCACGCCCGCCGTTCCGACGTCCGACAGCGGCGGGTTCGGCTGCGACTGGCCGTTGAAGAGCGCGCCGATGACGAGCATGATCCCGGCCAGACCGATGACGAGTGCCAGTATCGTTTGGAACTGTGCTGCGGGTTTCACGCCGCGGTAGTTGAGCGCCGTCATCACGACCGCGCCGATCCCGCCGACGAGAATCCACGAGGCGTAGACCGGCTCGCCGGCCACCGTCCAGAGTTCGAGGACGTTGAAGCCGGGTACGATGTACGCCATCGCGGACGGTAGCGCCACGACCTCGAAGACGACGACGCCGACGTAGCCGAGGACGAGCGACCACGTACAGACGAACGACCAGAGCGGCCCGAGCGCCCGGAAGCTGTACACGTGCTCGCCGCCGACGAACGGCAGCGCGGAGGCGAGCTCGCCGTAGATCAGGCCGACGATACAGACCATGATCGCGCCCGCGACGAAGCCGAGCACCGATCCGGCGACCCCCGCTTCGTCGATCCAGAAGCCGGTCTGGATAATCCATCCCCACCCGATCATCGCGCCGAACGCGAGCACGAAGAGGTCTTTCTTCGTCAGTATCCGCTCGAAGTTGTTGCTATCTTCTACCATACCACTCCCTGTCCAATACCGGGTGTTAAGTTTAACTAAATACAATCCATTGGGATCACGTTCCTGTTAGCTGTCTTTGGCCGGACATTGTCCAATATACGGAATTACTGACCGATCGAAACGACGGTACGCGAAGTGTTGCCGTCGATGAACCCGGAGTTACCCCAGTGGGCACCTCGAAGAGCCGCTGTTATGACTCGGTTTCGGACCCTGCCGGTCATCGAAACGACTGTCTACTCGGCGTAGCAGTTGTCTACTCCTCGAGTACGCTGCTCATATATAGGGCGGGGAATCCGGTACCTCAATTCGATGACTAGTACTGTCAGACGACAGTCGTCGTCGCGGAACAGTCAGACGAACGATTCTACGGCAGCCACGGCCGGGTACGGAGCGTAACCATGATCGGATTAGGAACGCTTCGAGACCTGGTTCCGGGCAGCCGGCAGACGCTTCTCGCGCTCGGGTTCGGACTGGCCGTCATCGCGAGTCTCGTCGCGACGGGTGCTATGGGCGCGTCTGCGGCCGTCGGTCCCGATTCGAACGAGTCCGTCTCGGAGGAGGCGTACGTCGAGGCCGCGCCGGAGCCGGGCGATCCCTACTTCGAGGCGGCGGCCGACGACGGTAGTTGGATCAGCTACGAGAACCCGCGCGACGAGTATCGGAACCCGTATCTCGGCGACGGCTCCGGGAAAATCTGTGTTACACTGGTTAACGAAAACGGCGACCCCGTCGTCGGTGAGTCGGTCCCCAACACGTCCGTGACGATTCCCACGAACGATGTCACGAGCTGGCACTCCAAGGCCGATCCGATGACCGTCCAGTTCCCCATGACCGAGCACTACGACCGTCCGCTCGACGCCGACCAGTTCGGAACGAGCCCGGACATCGCACAGGGCGACGGCTACTTGGATTCCCACTGTATCGAGTTGCACGGCAATCCCGAGGACGCGACGATCGAGTACGGCGAAGCGCAGATCAGCGGCGAGAACGCCGATCGAATCGACGTCGCCGGATACATTCAACAGATCCCCGAAGGCGACGGCTGGGATACCGACATCGACCCGCTAACCGCTGCGGAGTCCTACGAGGAAGCCGGCGGCGGCTGGACCTACGAACCCGGGGCCACGCACGGACAGGTCGACGTCATCCTGCAACTCGACGCACCGGCCGACGAACGGTTCGACCCCGACGGCTCGAGCGGCTCGGAGTCCGAAACGAACGAGACGAGCGACTCGACGAACGAGAACGACCAACAACCCGACGAGAGTGAGTCCGGCGAGAACGACGAAATGCCCGGGTTCGGCGTCCTTGCAGCCCTCGTCGCACTCTCGGTTGCCGTCCTCGCTCGATACCGCGGCTAATCCCGGCCCTCGAGCCGACGCTCACCCGACGCTCTTCGACCCGGGATATTCACGGCACAGCCGCTCGAGCGGCGTCATGGACAGCTAACTCACATCGGTGAACCGAGACGAAAGACAGGGAACGGCTACGAGTTGTAGCCGGGAACCATGGAGCTCCTCGCACGTCGTGACGGGGCAAAGATCAGGTGGGGTATCCCACCGACAGACTGTCGTACCCCCGTCTATCAGATGATTCGAGCGGAACACAATAATACTGCTGGCCAATCGGTTCAAAACGCGACGAAAACGGACGACAGACGCCGGTGAATCGACCGATGTGTGCTATCAAACCACAGCAACGTCAGTCGTTCGAAGCGGAACGTCTCGATGTCCGGACTCTCGTGGACGCTGACTCGGAGCGCCGTTCGAACCAATTAGGTTTTGACGGTCGACGCGAGATACCCGACAAATGACGAACACGACCGACGCTGACGAGGACGCGCCGCGCGTTCCCGTCGTCTGTCCGGCCTGCGAGACGACCTCCCGCGTTCCGCTCTCCGACCTCGCAGACGCCATCGAACGACACAACGACCAGCTCCACGACGGCGACGACATCGCCGAAGTCGATCCCGACATCGCCGATCGTATCGCGGATCTCGCCGCCACCGATCTCGGTCTCCTCGAGGACGACGGCTGACTGGCCGCTCACCGACACATTACCGGCCGAGATACTCGCGAAGTTTGCCGATGAGCGAGCGGGAGGACTGTTCAGTGCGATCTCGCTTGGTGACGATTCCGTCTTCGTCGGGCGCGT from Natrinema versiforme includes these protein-coding regions:
- a CDS encoding APC family permease, with the translated sequence MVEDSNNFERILTKKDLFVLAFGAMIGWGWIIQTGFWIDEAGVAGSVLGFVAGAIMVCIVGLIYGELASALPFVGGEHVYSFRALGPLWSFVCTWSLVLGYVGVVVFEVVALPSAMAYIVPGFNVLELWTVAGEPVYASWILVGGIGAVVMTALNYRGVKPAAQFQTILALVIGLAGIMLVIGALFNGQSQPNPPLSDVGTAGVATVAIMTPFMFVGFDVIPQSAEEADVAPRLIGLLIPASVTLAALFYIAVIWASGQAMPGSTLVDSPLPAAAAMEAIFSSQLIGRIMALAGIAGILTSWNSFLLGASRAVFALADSGMIPRRINTLHPEYNTPSTAIALIGGLSIFAPLFGEQMLVWIVNASGLGLVVAWFIVAVSFLVLRRREPELNRPLKLPFGYAFGVAGLVLTLGFIGLYLPGGPSALVWPYEWAIVLLWALLGVVLYGASSTDSDLELADLELDELE
- a CDS encoding PGF-CTERM sorting domain-containing protein gives rise to the protein MIGLGTLRDLVPGSRQTLLALGFGLAVIASLVATGAMGASAAVGPDSNESVSEEAYVEAAPEPGDPYFEAAADDGSWISYENPRDEYRNPYLGDGSGKICVTLVNENGDPVVGESVPNTSVTIPTNDVTSWHSKADPMTVQFPMTEHYDRPLDADQFGTSPDIAQGDGYLDSHCIELHGNPEDATIEYGEAQISGENADRIDVAGYIQQIPEGDGWDTDIDPLTAAESYEEAGGGWTYEPGATHGQVDVILQLDAPADERFDPDGSSGSESETNETSDSTNENDQQPDESESGENDEMPGFGVLAALVALSVAVLARYRG